A section of the Salmo salar chromosome ssa05, Ssal_v3.1, whole genome shotgun sequence genome encodes:
- the LOC106604363 gene encoding leucine-rich repeat neuronal protein 4, which produces MMSFCWNWAALLLLLVLTPDLLPTHLINTRPLLAHAIPTSPTVTHPKIQYVTGVGFDYDEDDYTEAKASHSPPNYSKTSSASTLVPMQPKPCDYHPCQDNQIPCSQLSAQTGCLCPGLSGVDEPPHAPHLQKLVPGTDGGAEVRWCAPASVVSGYRVVIEDRKGAPLQFRGDSRSGVLGELEAGVKVCVEAVNIAGTSAPSELSCLRYDPPEATNLALRVGVIGGGLGFLLLLSLVALVLWRRQTCKTGENSAEGLGNPSYSTEGTL; this is translated from the coding sequence ATGATGTCATTCTGCTGGAATTGGGCGGCTCTGCTCCTTCTACTAGTACTGACCCCTGACCTGCTTCCCACCCACCTCATCAACACCCGACCCCTCCTCGCACACGCCATCCCCACCTCCCCGACGGTCACACACCCCAAGATCCAATATGTTACCGGCGTGGGCTTTGACTACGACGAAGATGACTACACTGAAGCGAAAGCTTCCCATTCCCCTCCCAATTACAGCAAAACCTCATCAGCTTCTACTCTGGTTCCGATGCAGCCCAAGCCCTGTGACTACCACCCCTGCCAGGACAACCAGATTCCCTGCTCCCAGCTCTCTGCCCAGACCGGGTGCCTCTGCCCTGGGCTAAGCGGGGTAGACGAGCCCCCTCACGCTCCACACCTCCAGAAGCTAGTGCCAGGCACTGATGGAGGGGCAGAGGTACGGTGGTGCGCTCCAGCCTCTGTGGTATCTGGATACCGGGTTGTGATCGAAGATCGAAAGGGAGCGCCTCTCCAGTTCAGGGGTGATTCTCGGAGCGGGGTGCTGGGGGAACTAGAGGCAGGTGTCAAGGTGTGTGTGGAGGCAGTGAACATAGCGGGAACTAGTGCCCCCTCGGAGCTCTCCTGCCTCCGCTACGACCCCCCTGAGGCCACCAACCTGGCCCTAAGAGTTGGGGTCATCGGAGGGGGGCTGGGatttctcctgctcctctccttgGTCGCCCTGGTCCTCTGGAGGCGACAGACGTGTAAAACAGGGGAAAACTCTGCAGAGGGGCTGGGGAACCCCTCCTACAGCACGGAGGGAACGCTGTGA
- the tstd1 gene encoding thiosulfate:glutathione sulfurtransferase, whose amino-acid sequence MTINIPFKCAPVNKMANSDKDISYSDLKALLTKSNKGLLVVDVRTKEEVDRGHIPGSIHIPVDTVESALALDPAEFQAKYGVPKPPLDTPELVFHCQMGRRGGVATDKARGLGFQKAVNYAGGYQEWSEKEGS is encoded by the exons ATGACAATCAATATTCCATTCAAATGCGCACCAGTAAACAAGATGGCAAACTCAG ATAAGGATATCTCCTACTCTGACCTTAAGGCCCTCCTGACCAAGAGCAACAAGGGTCTTCTGGTGGTTGATGTACGGACAAAAGAGGAGGTAGACAGAGGACACATTCCAGGATCAATCCATATTCCAG TTGATACAGTGGAGAGTGCCCTAGCGCTGGACCCTGCTGAGTTCCAGGCCAAATACGGGGTGCCCAAACCCCCCCTGGATACCCCTGAGCTGGTGTTTCACTGTCAGATGGGCCGGCGAGGAGGCGTGGCCACAGACAAGGCACGAGGCCTTGGATTCCAAAA GGCCGTCAACTATGCCGGAGGATACCAGGAGTGGTCTGAGAAAGAGGGGAGCTAA